Proteins encoded in a region of the Paenibacillus wynnii genome:
- a CDS encoding sensor histidine kinase yields the protein MNTLRNQIFIGFLLVMLIIIGVAGVFVYEKVSYLLKNNTERHIHQTAIQASGRLDALIGQIDSLTAQVANHTTVQQLLLRQIDGKSVTFNQRQSLLQVVSSYQAYMPSVGSLELYTSDYQLLFPIREGSLSTRIDSRYIEEANKQKGRLVWIGIDPNDDQSLLAIRQVSLMNRWFSRGGYLIARIQRSYFQLDDPLAGAINGESILLANNEGQLLGTGPSPNVDLTPLLNSVDQTVNFMDKEYVTVKQLSEKTNWTLLVLTPVSYVTEGLSVLRTVLLVSGGIGTLLFLIMSFVLSTMITRPIINLIRAMRKSRLGVLTPNPVTASTMELRELNNTYNGMVSNMNDLIRVVYEKEVLQSRTELKALQAQINPHFLFNTLEAFNWSLEEKGEEELAGLMVAMSRMFRYIIVNPNKEEWVTIGEEMDQVKRYLQIMEMRLGSRLSWNIEMTSQEALVPVPKLLIQPIVENAILHGVESSIGEGSITIRVSPSARKGWTRVSVEDNGPGMDAEKLSALYDTLEGGPSISTKGTGVGLINVQKRLKLYYEGEGIKLAGLHIDSTPFEGTVFTFEIPNTGGYTYEIEHKNDSDRG from the coding sequence ATGAATACATTGCGGAACCAAATATTTATAGGGTTTTTATTAGTCATGCTCATTATTATTGGTGTTGCTGGTGTGTTTGTTTATGAAAAGGTTTCATATTTGCTGAAAAATAATACGGAGCGGCATATCCATCAAACGGCTATCCAGGCAAGCGGCCGGCTGGATGCACTCATTGGACAAATCGACAGTTTAACGGCGCAGGTAGCCAATCACACCACGGTTCAACAGCTTTTACTTAGACAGATTGATGGAAAAAGCGTCACGTTTAATCAACGCCAGTCGCTTCTGCAAGTGGTCTCCAGCTATCAGGCGTATATGCCGAGCGTGGGTTCATTAGAGTTGTACACCTCTGATTATCAACTGCTATTTCCGATTCGGGAAGGCAGCTTAAGCACCCGGATTGACAGCCGGTATATTGAGGAAGCCAATAAACAAAAGGGAAGATTGGTCTGGATCGGAATCGATCCGAATGATGATCAGAGTCTGCTTGCGATCAGGCAGGTAAGTCTCATGAACCGTTGGTTTTCACGGGGAGGTTACCTTATAGCCCGCATACAGCGCAGTTATTTTCAATTGGATGATCCGCTCGCAGGAGCCATAAATGGGGAGTCTATTCTTCTGGCGAACAATGAGGGACAACTGTTGGGGACAGGCCCCAGCCCAAATGTAGATTTGACGCCGTTGTTGAACAGTGTGGATCAGACGGTGAATTTTATGGACAAGGAGTATGTTACAGTGAAGCAGTTGTCGGAGAAGACGAACTGGACATTGCTCGTCCTGACTCCGGTGAGCTATGTTACGGAAGGGTTATCCGTACTTAGAACGGTTTTGCTTGTTTCCGGCGGAATCGGAACACTGCTGTTTCTGATCATGTCCTTTGTCCTCTCGACTATGATTACGCGGCCCATTATCAATCTAATCCGGGCGATGCGGAAATCGCGGCTGGGCGTACTTACACCAAATCCTGTCACAGCCTCGACTATGGAGCTTAGAGAGCTGAATAATACCTATAACGGAATGGTTAGCAATATGAATGACCTAATACGGGTAGTCTATGAAAAGGAAGTCCTCCAAAGCCGAACGGAGCTTAAGGCGCTGCAGGCACAAATCAATCCGCACTTTTTATTCAATACTCTTGAGGCCTTTAACTGGTCTCTGGAGGAGAAAGGTGAGGAGGAACTGGCCGGGCTGATGGTCGCTATGTCCCGAATGTTCCGCTATATTATTGTCAATCCGAATAAGGAAGAATGGGTAACGATTGGTGAAGAGATGGATCAGGTTAAACGATACTTACAAATTATGGAGATGAGACTGGGATCGCGATTGTCCTGGAACATTGAGATGACTTCGCAGGAGGCCTTGGTGCCAGTTCCTAAGCTGCTCATTCAGCCTATAGTAGAGAATGCCATTTTGCATGGAGTAGAGAGCAGCATCGGGGAGGGTTCTATCACCATCCGTGTATCTCCCTCCGCAAGGAAGGGATGGACGAGGGTATCCGTAGAGGATAACGGCCCGGGTATGGATGCTGAAAAACTTAGCGCGCTCTATGATACCCTTGAAGGAGGCCCCTCAATTTCGACTAAAGGTACGGGCGTGGGCCTCATCAATGTTCAGAAACGATTGAAGCTTTACTATGAGGGAGAGGGAATCAAGCTTGCGGGGCTGCACATTGACAGTACTCCGTTTGAGGGAACGGTTTTCACTTTTGAAATACCTAACACTGGGGGATATACGTATGAAATTGAACATAAAAACGATTCTGATCGTGGATGA
- a CDS encoding carbohydrate ABC transporter permease: MKVAAAPGYNPGRVNERKILQGTGYTLMYLGLILVALVQIFPLVWLLIFSLKNNQEIFNMAPFSIPAHPHWENYVNVWTNGNIAQYFVNSVLITAIALALTVLLASFVTYAVTRMRWKGRSFVLGLFMVGLMIPVHSTLIPLFSLFLKLHLTDSPISIILSYVAFNLPTTIMILLGFYYALPKEVEEAAIIDGCSVNTMFFRIILPMTSSVLATTAIINMIYNWNEFIFVNTFISSDKYKTLTVGVQNFIGQYTTDWGAIGATLMISILPILIVFLLLSDRIVEGIAAGSVKG; encoded by the coding sequence ATGAAAGTTGCTGCTGCACCGGGCTATAACCCTGGAAGAGTAAATGAACGCAAGATTCTACAGGGAACAGGGTACACCTTAATGTATTTGGGGCTTATTCTTGTAGCCCTTGTACAAATATTCCCACTCGTTTGGCTGTTGATTTTTTCATTAAAAAACAATCAGGAAATATTCAATATGGCGCCCTTTTCTATACCTGCTCACCCCCATTGGGAGAATTATGTAAATGTATGGACGAACGGAAATATCGCACAGTATTTTGTTAACAGTGTGTTGATAACGGCAATTGCCTTAGCTCTAACGGTTCTTCTGGCAAGCTTCGTTACGTATGCGGTAACGCGTATGAGATGGAAGGGCAGATCTTTTGTACTCGGGTTGTTTATGGTGGGTCTGATGATTCCGGTCCATTCAACACTAATCCCTTTGTTCAGCTTGTTCCTGAAGCTGCATTTAACAGACAGTCCAATCTCAATCATCCTATCGTATGTGGCATTCAATTTACCTACGACCATCATGATTTTACTTGGATTTTATTATGCGCTCCCGAAGGAAGTTGAAGAAGCGGCCATCATTGACGGCTGCTCCGTCAACACGATGTTCTTCCGGATCATCCTGCCGATGACCTCTTCGGTATTGGCTACCACCGCCATCATTAACATGATATATAACTGGAACGAATTCATCTTCGTGAACACCTTTATCAGCTCGGATAAGTACAAAACCCTAACGGTAGGTGTACAGAATTTTATCGGACAGTATACTACAGACTGGGGTGCAATCGGCGCTACCCTGATGATCAGCATTCTGCCGATCCTTATTGTCTTCCTGCTATTGAGTGACCGGATTGTGGAAGGGATTGCGGCCGGCTCTGTTAAAGGATAA
- a CDS encoding cold-shock protein: protein MYFRKKSLEDIPTEDTTIWSCTQECCTGWMRDNFAFEYVPTCWQCNSPMTRSMKILPLLVNKNFDMKAIKKGITIN, encoded by the coding sequence ATGTATTTTCGTAAAAAATCGCTAGAAGACATCCCAACAGAAGACACAACTATATGGTCCTGTACGCAGGAATGCTGCACAGGTTGGATGCGTGATAATTTCGCATTTGAGTATGTGCCGACATGCTGGCAGTGTAACTCACCTATGACTAGAAGCATGAAGATTCTGCCGTTGCTTGTGAACAAAAACTTCGATATGAAGGCCATTAAGAAGGGTATTACCATTAACTAA
- a CDS encoding cold-shock protein has translation MQTGTVKWFNADKGFGFIEVEGGSDVFVHFSAITGDGFKSLDEGQRVEFNVTQGARGPQAENVVKL, from the coding sequence ATGCAAACAGGTACAGTTAAATGGTTTAACGCAGACAAAGGATTCGGTTTTATCGAGGTTGAAGGTGGAAGTGACGTATTCGTACATTTCTCCGCAATCACTGGCGACGGTTTCAAATCTTTGGACGAAGGCCAACGTGTTGAGTTCAACGTAACTCAAGGCGCTCGTGGACCACAAGCAGAAAACGTTGTAAAACTGTAA
- a CDS encoding carbohydrate ABC transporter permease, with the protein MEKVMSNKLVIALYVLPSLLLIMGIIYMPIVLTGYYGLNEWNGIGKMTFIGLENYKHLIQDSTFWSSAFHSFELALFSGISLIGYLLIALVLSGKIKGANLLRKIYLIPMLLSSVAIAQLWMKIYHPTNGVLNTLLMSLGVDNPPAWLAEPSIVLLALFVPIIWQYAGFYILIYYAALKNIPESLMEAARIDGANPWQIATRIKLPLMSEVIKVTIVLSVVGSLKYFDLIYVMTDGGPNGASEVMASYMYHKAFRSFDFGYGSAIGFFLLLVCLVATYLIRKATASKETIQYS; encoded by the coding sequence ATGGAGAAAGTCATGTCTAATAAGCTGGTAATTGCTCTATATGTACTGCCGTCCCTGCTGTTAATCATGGGAATTATATATATGCCTATTGTGCTTACGGGATACTATGGACTGAATGAATGGAACGGTATCGGAAAGATGACCTTTATCGGTTTGGAGAATTACAAACATCTTATACAGGATTCAACCTTTTGGAGCAGTGCATTTCACTCCTTTGAGCTCGCATTATTCTCAGGAATCAGCCTTATCGGGTACCTGCTCATCGCTTTAGTGCTTTCGGGCAAAATTAAAGGTGCTAACCTGCTTCGTAAAATTTATCTGATTCCAATGCTGCTGTCTTCCGTAGCCATTGCTCAGTTGTGGATGAAAATTTACCACCCTACAAATGGGGTACTTAATACCCTGCTCATGTCCCTTGGTGTCGATAACCCTCCCGCTTGGCTGGCGGAGCCATCCATTGTGCTGCTTGCCTTGTTTGTGCCAATTATTTGGCAATATGCCGGGTTTTATATTCTCATATATTATGCTGCGTTGAAAAATATTCCAGAGTCGCTTATGGAAGCCGCTCGTATCGATGGTGCTAATCCATGGCAGATTGCTACTCGGATCAAACTGCCCCTGATGAGCGAGGTCATTAAGGTAACTATCGTTTTGTCCGTGGTCGGTTCTCTGAAGTATTTTGATCTGATTTATGTAATGACGGACGGAGGACCTAACGGAGCCAGTGAAGTTATGGCCTCCTACATGTACCATAAAGCATTCCGCAGCTTTGACTTCGGATATGGCAGTGCGATCGGATTTTTCCTACTGCTGGTTTGTCTCGTGGCAACCTACCTGATCCGCAAGGCTACAGCCTCGAAAGAGACCATTCAATATTCATAA
- a CDS encoding extracellular solute-binding protein — MSKNKVTQGLLLTLVLMLVLAGCGGKNNNATNAANGGNTPATDATAEQKVTINMMHLWPAGVSAQQNKLVNQIIDQYQTDHPNVTIKEEVLDNEQYKNKLKVLSASNELPDVGITWAAGFMEPYVKGGLFAPIDDIKDGALLKDKFVAGTTEAYAIDGKTYALPIELNISPIYYNKAIFEKYNLQAPTTYTEFKEVVKTLSENGIAPIALGNKDRWTGSLWYMYLADRIAGNDTLKNAIAGSGTFDDPGLVQAATEIQTLVEMNGFNKGFNGLSNDEGKAEFMNEKAGMYLMGTWELPNFTTNPDIPQEFKDKVGFFKFPTVENGKGNINSWVGGPGVGLFVAENSKVKEEAKAFMEYFVSKWGEDSVTTAGVIPATKVDTTKTELPQLYVDLLNELNNASSITLFADVQMKPSAAQVHLDMIQALFGKAVTPEQFATKHKEAIEKGN, encoded by the coding sequence ATGTCCAAGAACAAGGTGACCCAGGGATTGCTCCTGACTTTAGTCTTAATGCTCGTTCTAGCGGGCTGCGGCGGTAAGAATAACAATGCTACAAACGCTGCGAACGGGGGCAATACACCAGCAACTGATGCTACTGCTGAGCAGAAAGTTACGATCAACATGATGCACTTATGGCCGGCTGGAGTTTCAGCCCAACAGAATAAGCTGGTAAATCAGATTATTGATCAATATCAGACGGACCACCCGAATGTAACCATTAAGGAAGAGGTTCTGGACAACGAACAATACAAAAACAAGCTCAAAGTATTGTCAGCTTCCAACGAACTTCCTGATGTCGGTATCACTTGGGCTGCCGGATTCATGGAGCCTTATGTGAAAGGCGGATTGTTCGCTCCGATTGATGATATTAAAGACGGAGCATTGCTTAAAGATAAATTCGTTGCAGGTACGACAGAAGCTTATGCTATTGATGGTAAAACTTATGCCCTACCGATTGAGTTGAACATTTCCCCGATCTATTATAATAAAGCTATTTTTGAAAAGTATAACCTGCAAGCGCCTACAACTTACACTGAATTTAAGGAAGTTGTGAAAACGCTGTCTGAAAACGGTATCGCACCAATAGCTCTTGGAAATAAAGATCGTTGGACAGGTTCACTTTGGTACATGTATCTGGCTGACCGGATTGCCGGCAATGATACATTGAAGAATGCCATTGCAGGTTCAGGAACCTTTGATGACCCGGGTCTGGTACAAGCAGCAACCGAAATTCAAACCCTTGTAGAAATGAACGGATTCAATAAAGGCTTCAACGGTTTGTCGAACGATGAAGGCAAAGCTGAGTTTATGAACGAAAAAGCAGGCATGTATCTGATGGGTACTTGGGAGCTGCCTAACTTTACAACCAATCCTGATATCCCGCAAGAATTCAAGGATAAAGTTGGATTCTTCAAATTCCCGACTGTGGAAAATGGTAAAGGCAACATCAACAGCTGGGTTGGCGGCCCGGGCGTAGGATTGTTCGTAGCTGAAAACTCTAAGGTCAAAGAAGAGGCTAAAGCCTTTATGGAATACTTTGTATCTAAATGGGGTGAAGATTCTGTAACTACAGCAGGTGTTATCCCGGCTACAAAAGTAGATACGACTAAAACTGAATTGCCACAGCTTTATGTAGATCTGCTTAACGAGTTGAATAATGCCAGCAGTATAACACTCTTTGCGGATGTTCAAATGAAGCCGAGCGCGGCTCAAGTTCACTTGGATATGATTCAGGCGCTGTTTGGCAAGGCTGTGACTCCGGAGCAATTCGCAACGAAGCATAAAGAAGCCATCGAAAAAGGCAACTAA
- a CDS encoding response regulator, producing MKLNIKTILIVDDEPRTRQGIKQTLEVWAAGSYRIETANNGVEALELLQHEVIHLLITDVRMPEVSGLDLIRSLNRHARRPQIIVISGYAEFQYVQQALQLGAVNYLLKPLDKKELLEVVVEALKREEEQQRHEKLEKLVDHKLAELDPGNNMSIGEPVREALLYLEQHLHETLTMADMAQRLHLNASYFSVLFKDQVGLPFSEYLSRLRVQRAKELLVHTRLSVGEIAEKVGYQTDKYFIKVFKTQEDLSPSRYRQQMTGTSDEIQ from the coding sequence ATGAAATTGAACATAAAAACGATTCTGATCGTGGATGATGAGCCAAGAACACGTCAGGGGATCAAACAGACTCTTGAAGTGTGGGCAGCTGGGAGTTACCGGATTGAGACAGCGAATAATGGCGTAGAAGCCTTGGAGCTTCTTCAGCATGAGGTGATTCATTTACTCATAACCGATGTTCGGATGCCGGAGGTCAGTGGACTGGATTTGATTCGTTCGCTCAATAGACACGCCCGCAGGCCGCAAATTATTGTGATCTCTGGATACGCAGAGTTCCAGTATGTGCAGCAGGCTCTTCAGCTCGGCGCAGTGAATTATTTGCTGAAGCCTCTCGATAAAAAGGAGCTTCTTGAAGTTGTAGTGGAAGCCCTTAAGCGAGAAGAGGAGCAGCAGCGCCATGAAAAATTGGAGAAGCTGGTGGATCACAAGCTTGCGGAGCTTGATCCTGGTAATAATATGAGCATTGGGGAGCCGGTCAGAGAGGCACTCTTATATTTGGAGCAGCATTTGCATGAGACATTGACTATGGCGGATATGGCACAGCGGTTGCACCTGAACGCCAGTTATTTCAGCGTGTTGTTCAAAGATCAGGTTGGACTGCCTTTTAGCGAATATTTATCACGTCTACGAGTTCAACGGGCTAAGGAATTGCTTGTTCATACCCGGCTGTCTGTGGGCGAAATCGCAGAGAAGGTAGGTTACCAGACGGATAAGTATTTCATAAAAGTATTTAAAACACAGGAAGATCTCAGTCCAAGCCGTTACCGACAGCAGATGACAGGTACTTCTGACGAAATCCAATAA